Sequence from the Pelodiscus sinensis isolate JC-2024 chromosome 30, ASM4963464v1, whole genome shotgun sequence genome:
CAGCCAATGGGAACCGAGCCAGCAAGTGATCCAAGTGCAACGGCAGATCCCCCACCCGCAGTATGATGATAAAACTAAAAATAACGACATCATGATACTGCAGGTACTGcaccatcccatcccccacccccagtgacctcacactgctgcaggtaccgccccatcccatcccccacccccagtgacctcacactgctgcaggtaccgccccatcccatcccccacccccaatgacctcacactgctgcaggtaccgcccccatcccatcccccacccccagtgacctcccactgctgcaggtaccgccccatcccatcccccacccccagtgacctcacactgctgcaggtaccgcccccctcccatcctccacccccagtgacctcacactgctgtaggtaccaccccatcccatcccatcccccagtgacctcacactgctgcaggtaccaccccatcccattctccacccccagtgacctcacactgctgcacataccacccccatcccatcaaCTGAACCCTAGTGGACTCATGGCTGTGCATTTTCTGTGGGTTCTTCCTCATTGGCCTGGTGAGCCTCGTATTCTTCCTTGTGCTTGTGTCCCTGGCTGTGTGTAGCTGCAGGGTGAAGCTCATCACAATAAATATGTGGACTTCATCAAGCTGCCCCCGGCCAAGCAGCGAGTGCGTCCGAAGACCAAGTGCAGCGTCGCTGGCTGGGGCCGGACTAGTCTAGAGAAGAAGCAGATGTCAGACACGCTGTGGGAGGCCGACGTGGCGGTGATGGAGGATGCCGGTTGTCCAAGGAACCAGGATGGGCCCTATCGCTACTACGACGCCACCACCATGATGTGTGTGGGGGACCCAGACGAAGGCAGCAGTTCTTCCAAAGTAAATCCCGCTCCCTACCCCCGCCTGCAGGCTCCCTTGCAAAACTGGTGGTTGGTGTCAGGCTGCTGAGGTGGAGGTCAAGCCTCAGGGAGTTGGTCCCTCTGCGCTCGGGGCTGTACAAACGAAAGGGGAGCTGCAGTGTCACTGTTCTTtgtctatttttttccatttcgCAGGGTGACTCCGGGGGCCCCCTCGTGTGTGGGAAAAAAGCCCAGGGCATCGTCTCCGGGGGTTCCAAAACTGGGACTCCGCCCGCCATGTACACAAGAGTCTCCGCCTTCATGCCCTGGATCCAGAAGACGATGAAGAATCTGCAGTCCTGAGCCCCACCAGAAAGCACCGAACAGTCAGAAATTGCATCACTTCTGTGTCTTGGCTTGGCCCACATTTCAGACCTGCTTTTCTAGGGAtggctgggtcccctccctcaGCCAAGGCTCTCTGCTCAGGTAGCACCGAAGCCCTGAGCATCCAGGCACggagcccagctctgggaagggaactCTGGGAATTCTGCATTCAACTGTTTGCAGGTCAGTCCCCAGCGCTGACCACTTGCTTCCCACATCCCCAGTTGTGAATAAAAATGGTACCAAAAAGGTGATTCGGGTACCGAGTGAGCAACCCGAGCGGTGAAATCCAGAGCAGCATCGGTACCCGCCGGGGATGGACGGGCTCCGCTCGGATGCGGTCAGACTGGGCTGGTGGGTCATGGCTGGACCCAGCTGGGCTCAGGGGTTCCAAGCCCAGTGTGGAGGTGGGGACGCAAGTGCCCCGGTCTTAACCCCCTCTGTGCCCGGGGCACAAATATGTGAagggaactcaaatgtgaaaagcCAAGTGAGTGATTACCAGTCCCAAGTCCAtcccatctatctgtctgtctatgtaTCTATGTCCAGCCTTAGATCGTGAGAGTCCTCTCCCTGCAGGGTCTTCTCCAGCCAGCAGTGCATTGTCCATCCAGCTGTGCGGAGATTCAGTCATGCAGTAACCATCCAGCTTTTGGGATTTTGAGCTATCCGTCTGACACATGACTTGCCCTCCCCCTGTGCCTGGGTGGCTGGCTGTGATAGGAAACACAGATGTCCATGTCCTGTATTTGGAGGAGTGTTTGGGCGATCCCAAGGTTTTCTCTCTCCTTCAATTGCAGATGCACCGTCCTTGCACTGACTTGGAACACACAGGTGCAGATATGTCTCTGCTCCCCATGGCCTTCCGCTTGCCCCTAGGTCTTAGGCTCATGAATATAGCTTTGGGGTTTGGAGTACAGCTTCTGGGGCTTTGGGGTGAATAGGGGAGTCTCAGCAATTGTTACTGAGTGGGTGTTACCTAGGGCCTGTGAATATCTGTAGCCACAATATTCACCCCTAGAAAAGGACTACGATATATTTCATGCATAAGCGTGTCTTGGGAAGGCACAACccaaaactcataatttgctgatgaTCATTGTCTTGGTAAAATAAGTGTCATCAATCTGTAGGCCATGTTGCACTTTGGCAAATGCCTTCCAGTTGTCCacatctctctcttccctcaacACAGTCTATAAACCAGCCTTGTAATGTTATCTGACAATCGGCTGGTCTGACCTGATCATAGATGGGATCCATCCATTGCCATGGAATATCTACAATTGTCCATCTAGAGCTATCCCTGAACTCTTCAAGGTCCACGCTTCAGCAACGTAGAGGAGCAAATGCATTGCTGGAGACATGTAGGTCAAGTTAGGATTCCTGCTGATCAAGCAATTCCAGTCTAGATCGACTGGAAGCTACAGATCCTATGTAGATCGTTGCTAGAGTGATGTACATCCAGATCCATCCATTCTCGACCCCTCTAGAACAGTACCATTTGGTTCTagacccttctccccaccctacCTGGTGCAgcacctctccccccctcccgccgtgAGGTCTACCCTGCAAGTAGCTGCCTTAGTGGTTATGAAGCAGGCTCCAAGTCCATCACGGGGATGGCTGGGAGAGTCCAGGATGGGCCCCTGGCAGAGATAGGATGGAGGAAAGGCTGGACCATTGATCTTCCTCTTCCATGCCTGTGAATCCCCCCCAGGGAAAAGGCACCTCCAGCGATAGGGAAGCGGTGGGGCTGGGGATCTCaggacagagtggggggagggaggtaaccCATCCCCCACATGCTCCTTTGGGACACCACATGGTGAGGgtggccgttagttcgaattaactttaataggggctacacatacaaaccgctagttcgcatggtcttaaaaagtttaagaaacactattgTAGAAGTTGGGTGACCTAAACATGCACTAGCCAAGAGGTGAGCAAGTACCAACCTGCAGACTGGATCCAGTTCAGAGGGCTTCCAAATCTTACTGACCAACATTTCATCCAAATGTTCTATTCAAAATGAAAGAAGATCCACACCCATTTgcaaattaaatcgaaagaatgcgacttttctttcgacggtggtaaacctaattccacgaggaagaacgccttctttcgaaagtgctctttcgaaagaaggcgttcttgacagcaaacaggctttttagaaagagagcatccagactcactgggtgctttctttcgaaaaagcggcttgctttttcgaaattccgcgtgcagtctagacgcgctctttcgaaagaggcttgcagtctagacatagcctaagtggatgttttcagagaactatccataatgactccaagatctctctcttgagtagttgtggcTAAATTAATCCTCTTTATATCGTATgtgtagctgggattattttttccaacatgcattactttacatttataacattcaatttcatttgtcattttgttgcccaatcacttagtttggcgagatcttttcgaagctcttcccagtctgctttggtctcaactatcttgagctgtttagtatcatctgcaaattttaattTAGACAATTTAGTACGATCGACCCCTGCTTACAGATACGTCAATTGTGAAGAAATTGTAATATTGCCGGCTATACGTTATATTAAAACAACCTTTAGAGAGTTGTTTTACAACACAGGGGAGAAATTAGGCAGTAACACGTCCTGTTCCTAGAAGACCCCTGTGTGAAGGAAGTAGATAAGTAACCCTTCTAACTGTTTTAACGCTAAGCTTGTTTCTTCATTCTTTGGTTGACGCGAATATCAAAATACAGCATCCCCCCAGAAATATTCTACTTCCGCCACAGCCACTGGCTCAGTTTTTAAGTTTTGTCCAAAGGAAAACTTTTGTAAAGAGATTATAACTTTTACAAGCAGAGGCACCTCTTCTAAGATAAAGTCTGCCAATCCCATGGTCTAAACACACAATGTCTCAGTAAGATAACAAGCCATAAAATGACGTTGGCTGtaaacattgtaaaatctcaaAGTCCTTTCCCCGCCATCGACAATAAAAGTGCAAAAGAACCCATATGAGCAGGTTTTACACTGGATGActttacaaaagcagcttctaaaaattagctagttacaaaaattaaagggaaaactTCTTATTTTATAACAGACACTTCCTCTAAGATAAACACACACCCTCATTATCTGAAAAAACACAGCCGGAGCAAGCCGTAAAACCGAGCACTGAAGAGCTGTGAGACAATCAAATCTCTTTCATAGCAACATTTTGTAGATGTTTAGCGACATTAACATGTTTAAGATACACTAACCTGCCCTTTTAAAAGCCAGTGTTTTTACCGGAGCACAAGAACAACCCAGTAGTATCTGACAACTATCAGAATTGAGGGGAAgcttcgggggtagccgagttagtctgtgcaggagaaacttaaaaaacaaaacctggtctggtagcactttatagactaacaaaacatgcagctgGGACCAttaacttttgtgggcacagcccaattcttcagatggctggagtTTTGAGGGGAGTTTACCCGTGTGTGCCAGCTTTTCAAAAACTAGCACGCACTGCGGACAATTGAAAGCAGCGTGTTGGTTTTTAATCTGCTAACTTGTGCTGTAAGGAGGAGGTTTACAGGAGGGTTCAACAAAGGCTTCGCCTGTCGACCGAGCCGTGTCTTGACGtgcgcgctgtgccaacgatcagctgagccgacacagcgcggcggccatttttattctaatgaaggcGGGCGtatttaaatcccacttcattgactatgtcgggtagtctaatttacatgcttcgtcggcagaggcatgtagtctacacataccctaGGCGACATGAGCCACCTTGATTTTAGTTGGACTGTTGATCCAGGGCCAcaagagatgtggagaaatgacAATGAAGGGGTGAGAGAAATGCTTGAAATGTTGGATCCTAGGAAAACCGAATTCCCTAGGACAGGGGTTCCCAGTCTGTGGTCTATGGACCCTTGGTGTACTGCAGGGGgtccgtggaaagtttaaaaataaagatcagGCCCACCCTGGCAGGCCCGATCCTTTCTTTTTCTCGCTCTTTTTCTCATTTtctcctctctttttcttttttgttttttcttttcccctctctctttttagtttttttctattttctccccccccttttcctttctgtgtctctcttctctttctctctccttttcttgtttctctcccttttttctctttctttctctcttgacACTctctccttcttctctttttccttttttcacttccctctctttttcttttctttctttttctttttccttctctcttttttccttctttattctctctctgtttcttcttttttctcttcctctctcttttttcttgtttttcttttcttgtctttctTCCACAGCAAGGGGGGTGAAAGTGTAATACATTGAAAAGGGATCCATAAGCTCGAAAAGGCTGCATGaaaagggtggggaagcactgggatgggtcccctagggagggggtggaatctccatccctaggggtgtttcagtcccagcttgaccaagccctggctgggatggttgagttgggttggtcctgccttgggcagggggctggactcgatgcctcctgaggtctccgccaggcctgggattctgggattctaGGAGATGGGAGAGCTTCAAATGAAGCAGATGCcaggggtgcaggatccaggcaggccccagggaatgggaggtgggaagaggaggtttaccctgggctccttcctctaGAAAGAGGCTGTTTTTTGGCCACCCCCTCCATCCTCTGTCCCCCCCACCGTGTGTCACCAACGTGACCCTGAGGTTTCTGTGGGCCCTGCATTGTGTCACCTCCCCGCGTGAGCCGAGTGCACGGGAACGGCCGTTTGCCGCTGGCTCTATAAACCCCCGGGGCTGAGGTTCAAGCCGTGTCACTTTCTCCAGACGgtgatgctgctgctcctgatcctgctgcctgtggcctttctcctgccccccggtgctggggctggtgagtggggggcggggatcAGGGATTGTGGGGAACTCTCTGGGCTGGTTGCAaatcccagctcctccccagagtcagATGCTTCTGCCAGGACGATGGCTGGTTCCTAGGACCCAGCTAGGGGCGGTTCGGAGGTGGGGGTGAGAGATCCTCGGTGCTGGTGCAGGTACGGCGCTAAAGCCCCTGAGAGACTGAGAGTAGGAAAGAGGATCGGGGGGCTTTTAATTCGAGGTTCCGAACCAGGCCTCCAGGGGTCTCTCCCCACCTgggaagtggggtctagtggttagagcaggcagggtgcgaggagccaggactcccttTGTCAGTGCGATCATTGGAAATGGAAGCTCTTCAGGGGAGGGTCTTGGGGTCTGTGCCCCATATGCAACTATCAGGAATGGATTTTGAAAATGGCCTCTGGGATACAGACGACAAACGAATATTCCCGAGTCGTCTCCGGAAAGACTCCAGTGGGAGCCATGAACCCACTTGTCTGGCTTTAAGTAGCCAGATTTCGGAGCACATCTGTAGCTCAGCTGGGTCATCTCCCGCCGTGGCTGCCCTGATATCGACTGGAACCTGGCCCCTAGCTCTGACCTGTTCCCAGGGGCCCATGAACCCCACAGAACCAGTGCTGGGTCCCTCCATAGGGGCGCCTCTCAATGGGGGATTGCCGGGGTTAAAGCCAAGCGAGCAGGTTGGCCATCGCAACGTCCAACATCTCTCTGATGGTCAGAGATTTTCAGCTGTCCCTGCCTGGTTTCTCCTTACTGGTCCCTGTGGCTGTCCTCCTCGGTGCCTTTCCACCGCCTGGCGAGCTTTTTCACCCACCTGAATTGAGTCCTGAGCTGAGGAGGGACAGGGTTCCCCCAGTGCCAAGCCAGGGATGTGCGGGGGGCCCTTGGCATGAACCTGTTCTCTCCCCAGGTGAGATCGTCGGGGGATGGGAATCCAagccccactccaggccctacATGGCCTTTCTGCGTGTCCAACGTAAAAACAGGACGACTCTCTGCGGCGGGTTCCTGGTGGCGGACAACGTCGTGCTGACGGCTGCTCACTGCCGGGGGAAGTAAGTGCTTCTGGGCGGGGACGTGGGGGCGGGTGGGGTcagtggaggaggggcagccgggAGCTCTGGT
This genomic interval carries:
- the LOC106732481 gene encoding granzyme B-like, giving the protein MAYLYIQHGQKWSKCAGFLVKPNIVLTAAHCQGDFHRKINVVLGAHNISQWEPSQQVIQVQRQIPHPQYDDKTKNNDIMILQLQGEAHHNKYVDFIKLPPAKQRVRPKTKCSVAGWGRTSLEKKQMSDTLWEADVAVMEDAGCPRNQDGPYRYYDATTMMCVGDPDEGSSSSKGDSGGPLVCGKKAQGIVSGGSKTGTPPAMYTRVSAFMPWIQKTMKNLQS